GGCATCCGTGGCGTGGCAGACTTGCTTGCGAGTAATGTGGAACTGCATTTGCCTGGACGGCGAAACGTCGCTCCGCGACATCAAACGCTCGAAACGATGCTCGACTGGAGCTTCAATCTGCTCACCGAGAAAGAGCAGATCGTCCTGGCCCACCTTTCCGCTTTTGTAGGGTTTTTTACGATGGACGCCGCGCGTTCCATTTCGGGTGACCACGCCAGGGCGGCGCTGGGCAGCCTGGTTGATAAAAGCCTGGTTTGGGTGCATCCGGTAGACAATGCTGTCTTTTACCGCCTTCCCCACACGACCCGTGCCTATGCGGCGACCAAGCTCAGGGAAATCGGAAACGCTGAGCAGATTTCCCGGCGCCACGCCCGCTATTTCGCGGATCTGTTCAAGGCGGTTGCGCTCAAGCCAGGCTTGTACGCCAACATAGAGCGTCATGCGCTGCATATTGGCAATGTGCGCAAGGCGCTGGAGTGGAGTTTTTCCGACAAGGCATCTTATGCGATCGGCATCGAACTTGCCGCCGATTCATCTCCGTTGTTTATTGGCCTCTGGCTGCTCGCCGAATGCCGCCATTGGTCCCATCTGGCGCTGGGCATAGTTCAAGGTCACAGCCGCGGATCCCAGCAGGAGGTGCGCCTGCAAGAAGCCCTGGCGATCTCATCAATGCATACACAAGGCAATCCGCAAGAAGTTCGTGACGCCATCGAACGCGGACTGGATCTTTCCCAAGCGGATGAAAGTTGGGTGCCGCAGATTCGTCTACTAGCCGGTCTCAGCGTCTTCTTGAGCAGGCTCGGTGACTTCGACGGTGGTTTGGACGCAGCCAGACGATGCATGGTTCTTGCAAAGCGCAATGGATCGCTTGCCGAAAAAGTAATTTCTGAATGGATGGTCGGCGCCGCCTGCCATCTCGCCGGTGACCAGGCCGCGGCCGTTGAGCACTGTCGACGCGGTTTCAAGCTCGAAGCCACTGTTGGGCGTGTCGACGTCAATATCTTCGGATATGATCATCATCTGCGCGCCGAAATCGCCCTGGCGCGCTGCCTATGGCTCCGGGGCTTCCCCAAGACCGCCAACGGGATGGCGCTCAGGCTCATGAACGAAGCAGAGCGGTCTAGTCTCCCGGGTAATTACTCCATTGCCGCCGTTGCCTCTATTCCTATCCTGCTTTGGGGTGGCGATACGCAGAACTCACGAGAGCACATCGAGCGGGTGATTGCTCATACTGAGAAACATTCGTTGAGAAGCACCGCGGCTGCGGCATGGGCGCTGAAAGGAGAATGGCTCCTGATGACGGGAGAGGCTGCGGCTGCCGTAGACGTCCTGCGACAAGCCCTCCACATACTTCACCTAGACCCATTTCGCCTGGTCATTCCCCCAGCGTCCCGCGCCTTGGCGGCGGCACTCGTCCATTGTGGCGAATATGACGAAGCTCGTGCATCCATCGCCGAGGCGATTTCTTCGGCCGAGAAAATGGGCCAAAGGCTGTGGGTACCTTCTCTTTACCGGACGCAAGCCGAGATTGCCCTCAAAGCGCCTTGCCCGGATATCGATGCGGCGGAGACGGCCTTGCGAAAATCCATCAAGCTTGCAACAGCGCAGGCTGCCATCGGTTGGCAATTGAAAGCCGCCGTTTCATTGGCCCGGCTGTTGATAGACAGCGGACGCAGCGTGGAGGCGTTCGGCATTCTGCGACCGATCTTCGAGGAATTTTCGGAGAGAACCGGCACAAGGGATCTCATGAATGCCGAACGCATTCTGGCATCTCTGAAATAGTTGAAAATTATCCAAACCCCAGCTCGACGGCGCCTTGCAACGCGGTCTCGAGGTCAAGGTGGCGCGACAATCAGCTGAAGACCCCAGCCTAAGCCAGAGCTGACATCGATGTTGCTGGGACACGAGCGAGAGATTGCGAGGACATTGCTGCGGACTAATAAAGGTGTTCACACCCCTCTATGCAGCGTTGCAAGCAATTGCTCTGATACACGCAGTTTTCCAGATTTTTCAACTCTTTACTCGATAGATTGTGAGCATCTAAGTATGTTCGCGGAGTAAAGAGCCGGAATAAACCGGCTTTCGAATCGTGGAGCATATGATGCAAGCCCGAAACAAAATTGCGATAGTGACAGGAGGAAGCCGCGGTCTCGGCCGCAATACCGTGGTCAGCCTCGCGCGCCGCGGGGTCGACAGTATCTTCACCTACAACGCGGCCCGCGCCGAAGCGGAGAGCGTAGCGGCGGAGGTGGCCGCGTCCGGACACAAGGCAATCCCACTGCAACTCGATGTGGGACAGGCCTCGACCTTCAAGGCGTTCGTCGAACAAGTAAGCAATGCGCTCGCCGGACTTGGCGCCGAACGCTTCGACTATCTCGTCAACAATGCAGGCATCTCGCATCACAATTCACTCGAAAAAACGACGGAAGACGAACTCGACACGCTCTATCGGGTCAACTTTAAAGGCGTGTTTTTCCTGACGCAAAAGCTGTTGCCGCTTATCAACGATGGCGGGCGCATCGTGAACCTTTCGAGCGGTCTCGCTCGCATCATAGTTCCGGGCAGCGCCCCATATGGTGCGCTCAAGGGGGCGATCGAGGTCCTAACCCGCTACCAGGCCAAAGAATTCGGTTCGCGACGTATCGCCGTGAACACAGTGGCCCCCGGGTCGATCCAAACGGATTTCAGCGGAGGCATGGTCCGGGACAATCCGGAACTCAACAAGCAGGTCGCGGCAATGACCGCGTTCGGCCGGGCGGGAGTTCCCGACGACATCGGGCCTATGATCGCATCTCTGCTGTCCGACGATAATCGCTGGGTGAATGCTCAGCGCATAGAGGTCTCCGGCGGCATGGCGATCTGACGGAGTGGCAGCCAAGGCGCAACGCTACTCACTTCGGCGCCGTCCAGATATGAAGAGGAGGTACCTATGGACATCAATTTTCAAGGCAAGGTGGTCTTGATCACCGGCGGGGCACGCGGCATAGGACGCGCCCTTGCATTACGTTTCGGGGCTCTTGGTGCATCTGTCGTCGTCAACTATGGTCACAGCGCTGACGTGGCCCGCGATACCGTCCGCGAGATTGAATCCGCTGGTGGAAAGGCAGTCGCCATCGGCGCTGACGTATCAAACGTCACAGAAATCGATCAGTTGTTCGACAAGACATCGGCCCTTTTCGGCAAACCAGACATCGTCATCGTCAATGCGGGAATCGAAGTTGTCGGCAAAACCATGATCGAGGTGGAAGAAGCTGACTTTGATCGCGTGTTCGCCATCAACACCAAGGGCGCCTTCTTCACTATGCGACGTGCGGCGCAGGACGTTTCGGACAATGGCCGCATCATTTTCATTGGATCCAGCTCCACGTTGATCCCAACAGCAGGCTATGCTCTCTACAGTGGAAGCAAACGGGCCTCCGCCTTTTTTGTCGAGGTCCTGGCAAAGGAGTTGGGCGCCCGCGGGGTGACGGTCAACTCAATCCTGCCGACCGTGACCGAGGGCGCGGGCTTGTCCGCCGGGGGGCTCCGGCCCGCAGTTCGCCATTTCATCGAGCAAAACAACCCGATGAAGCGCGCAGGTACGCCTGAGGACGTGGCTAATACCGCCATTTACCTTGCAAGTAATCTCGCGAGTTTCGTTAGCGGTCAGCATCTGCTGCTTAGTGGCGGCGGCCAAGCGTGATCACAATGTGGGAGTTCACCAAGGCTTTGGACAGGAAGCCAATCGGTCCCCGCGATATCGGGGCCCATGATCGCTTCGCTGCTCTCGGAAGACAAACGCTGGA
This window of the Phyllobacterium zundukense genome carries:
- a CDS encoding ATP-binding protein; amino-acid sequence: MLNDVAPILPNFNRASGSRSSGAIVSFGSFRLDGARRLLLRNGELVRIGSRALDLLIALVERAGDIVSRHELLDLVWQGVVVDEAGVRVQMAALRRALEDGQDGARYIVNVAGRGYSFVAPIVREDIDSVPPTVLPQASRSLSHAPPPPRSLIGRETVIDSLSGLLLERRFVSIVGSAGIGKTTVAAAIALRMQSEFADDNIAFVDLGAVSETGVVPGAVISALGCKLEGTDLVEELLSYVRDKRMLVVFDNCEHLIDATAFLAGELVRGAPGLHLLATSRESLRVEGETVHLLSPLLVPDNELPTAAEALSTAAVQLFMDRAVASGFEGGLTDIDAPMVAEICRRTDGIALAIEMAGSRAGAYGIRGVADLLASNVELHLPGRRNVAPRHQTLETMLDWSFNLLTEKEQIVLAHLSAFVGFFTMDAARSISGDHARAALGSLVDKSLVWVHPVDNAVFYRLPHTTRAYAATKLREIGNAEQISRRHARYFADLFKAVALKPGLYANIERHALHIGNVRKALEWSFSDKASYAIGIELAADSSPLFIGLWLLAECRHWSHLALGIVQGHSRGSQQEVRLQEALAISSMHTQGNPQEVRDAIERGLDLSQADESWVPQIRLLAGLSVFLSRLGDFDGGLDAARRCMVLAKRNGSLAEKVISEWMVGAACHLAGDQAAAVEHCRRGFKLEATVGRVDVNIFGYDHHLRAEIALARCLWLRGFPKTANGMALRLMNEAERSSLPGNYSIAAVASIPILLWGGDTQNSREHIERVIAHTEKHSLRSTAAAAWALKGEWLLMTGEAAAAVDVLRQALHILHLDPFRLVIPPASRALAAALVHCGEYDEARASIAEAISSAEKMGQRLWVPSLYRTQAEIALKAPCPDIDAAETALRKSIKLATAQAAIGWQLKAAVSLARLLIDSGRSVEAFGILRPIFEEFSERTGTRDLMNAERILASLK
- a CDS encoding SDR family NAD(P)-dependent oxidoreductase; this translates as MMQARNKIAIVTGGSRGLGRNTVVSLARRGVDSIFTYNAARAEAESVAAEVAASGHKAIPLQLDVGQASTFKAFVEQVSNALAGLGAERFDYLVNNAGISHHNSLEKTTEDELDTLYRVNFKGVFFLTQKLLPLINDGGRIVNLSSGLARIIVPGSAPYGALKGAIEVLTRYQAKEFGSRRIAVNTVAPGSIQTDFSGGMVRDNPELNKQVAAMTAFGRAGVPDDIGPMIASLLSDDNRWVNAQRIEVSGGMAI
- a CDS encoding SDR family oxidoreductase; the protein is MDINFQGKVVLITGGARGIGRALALRFGALGASVVVNYGHSADVARDTVREIESAGGKAVAIGADVSNVTEIDQLFDKTSALFGKPDIVIVNAGIEVVGKTMIEVEEADFDRVFAINTKGAFFTMRRAAQDVSDNGRIIFIGSSSTLIPTAGYALYSGSKRASAFFVEVLAKELGARGVTVNSILPTVTEGAGLSAGGLRPAVRHFIEQNNPMKRAGTPEDVANTAIYLASNLASFVSGQHLLLSGGGQA